AAGGTCTGCCCGACCGAAGCCGATACCCGAAGGAGCTTCAAGAACGAGTTCCCGTCGGCTTGGCTTATCGACGCCGAGACGTCGTGGCGGTTGTCGGGGGTGAGCCCGGCGTACGAAACCTGGAGGCTTCGGCCGTTGGGGAGCTTCACCGAGCCGTTCTTGCCCGACTCGAGCTCGAGGGTCTGTTTGTCGAGGAGCTTGTAGGTGTTGAAGGCGCTGAATGGCGGCTCTTTGAGGCGCGAGACGTCGCCGATACGAGCGTCGTACGAGCCTGGCTCGGGCCCCTTCGTGGCGTGGATCACCATGACCTCCGCTTTCACCTTCGAGGGCGCGCCGGCTACGGCCACCCCCGACACGAGCGCCGCCGACGCGAACAGCGCGGCCGAGAGTACGTTCCTGCGGGTCATCGCACGCATCAAGGGGCTCCTTTGTCGTCGATCCACACGACGACGCTCGAGGCGGCGTTGCCTCCCGAGGCCGGCAGGTAAAACACGGAGACGTTCGAGTCGTCGTTCGAGTCGATGCTGGACACCTCGACGCCGCGATCTTGCCCGGCCTGCGCCAGTTCGGCCTTACCGGGCTCGGCGTTGCGTCCGCGCAAGAACAAGATGCCCGCGGCCGCCATGGCGAGCGCTCCGACCACCACGACCATCTGCGAGCGCTTGGCCCGGCGATCGCGCGCGGCGGCGAGGCTCGACACCGCAGCGGCCGGCCGCGCCGAGGGCTCGGCGTCGATCTTGGCGAAGATGGCGTCCGTGAGGTCGACCTCGGGGAGAGGCTCGAGCGCGACAGCGGCGCGTGCGGCGTGGGTCAAGACGCCGAGAGACGACACGAACTCGCGGGCATGGGCGCTCTCGTCGAGCACACGCTCGGCCTCCGCGAGCTCGTCGCCATCGAGCTCGCCATCGGCATACGCCTGGAGCATGAGGAGAGTGGTCATCGGAAGGCTCATGGGGTGCCTCGCTCGTCGTCGTCGGAGGCGTCCGACTCGGGTTCGTCCGCCGGCTCGGCGGCAGCGTCGTCTTCGTTGCGGCCTCGGATGGGGCCGTCGACCTGCTCGCCGTAACAATCGGCGAGGGCCTTCTGGAGCTTCTGTCGGGCGTGGAAGAGGCGGCTCATGATCGTGCCCTTCGACACGTTCATGGCCTGCGCCATCTCCTCGTAGCTGAGCCCTTCGATCTCGCGCATCACGATGACCCCCCGGTGGTAGGGAGGGAGGGCATCGAGCGCCACCTTGAGGCGTGCGGCGATCTCACGACGGCGAACCACGTCGATCGGGTCGGCCCCGTCGATTCGGGCGACGAGCGGGTACTCCGAGTCGCGGGCGTCGTCCGCGTCGACCCGGGACGGCTCGAGCTCGACGAGCTGGCGACCAGGCTTTCGAATGAGGTCGATGCTGAGGTTCGTGATGATGCGGTAGAGCCACGTGAAGAACGACGAACCGCCTTGGAAGGTCCCGAGGCCCTTGTACACGCGGAGGAACGCGTCTTGGACGAGCTCCCGAGCGTCATTTTCGTCGCGGACGAGAGAGAGCGCGATGGCGAACGCACGGCGTTGGTGCCGTTCGACGAGCCGTCGAAAGGCAACCTTGTCTCCGTTTTGCGCGCGCGCGATGAGCTCACGATCTTCCTCGGCTTCCTTGATGCGGGCTAACTTGGCGTTGGACGCATCGGGAGAGCCGGTATTCAGGGGCCGTGCCGGCATGTTGGGCCGAGGGCGCACCTCGCCCGTCGCCTCGGGCGCCTGGCCGTCGTTCGCCGCCGGGCCGTCCGGGCGCACGGAGCCGCGTCGCGGGCCTTCCCCGGGGGACTCGGGGCTCTCCGGAGGCATCGCCGTCATGGACCGGTACTCCAAGGTAGTACGTTTTCGCCGCGCACCACCGAAATCGTCATCGGCCGGTGCCTCCCACGTGAAGGGCGATGTGTGCGAACCGCCGCACGAACGAAAGACGCGGCGGGCTCACGGAGAACCGTGAGGCCTCGCCGCGACGTAGCAGCCCGTTGACGTTTTCCCGTCCCCCGTCGGCGGGCGCGGACGTCGAACGGCCTCGGTCCGAAAATCGACAGGGCTGCTGCTAGGGCCGATCAGTGCTTCTTCGTGAGCTCGACGTAGCGCATACGAACGTCGAACAGGACCTGGCTGAGGAGACGCTCCTCGTCGCCCGTCAGGTTGCCCTTGGTCTTCTCTTCGAGGAGGCCCAGAAGGTCGATGTTCTGCTTCGCGAGGGGGAGGTTCTTCTCGATCCGCCCGTCCTCGGGGTGGGGAGCCTCGCCGAGGTGCATGAGCGCCGAATGGCTCACCGAGAGCACGAACGTCGCGAAATCGATGTGGGGGAGCTCCTGCTCCGCGTCGGACGCCACGGCTCAGCCGGGCTCGGAGGCGGGGGTCTCGCCTTCGTCGCCGTCGCCGTCGTCCTCGTCCTCGTCGTCGGCCTCTTCGGGCTGGGCGAGCGCGGGCTGGGCGAGCGAGACCGGCTCGGCCGCGTCCGCGAGGTCGGGGAGACCGGTGAGGAACTTCTCGACGTCCTTCTCGGAGAGGGCCCCACTCTTCAGGTGGCGGTCGCGGACACGGATGTCGAGATCGAAAGCGGACATCGTCTTCTGGCTCATGGGGTTCTCAAACCTTTCTACGGGCAGCGCCTTGGCCTAGCGAACCAGGGCGTGAATGGCAACGACCTCGCGCGGCCGAAGCGTGAACACTCGTTCAGTTCGTGAGCTTTTTTCCGAGCTGCACGAGGTCGGCGTCGTGGCCGCAGTCGGGACCGTGGACGTGGTGGGCGTCCTCCGAGTCCTCGAGCTCGCGGGCCGCGTCCTCGATCTCTTCGGCGGTCGCGGCGCGCAGCTCGACGACCGTGATGGCGTACGAGAGATCGACCCCCGCGAGCGGGTGGTTCGCGTCGACGACGACGTGATCGTCGTGGACCTCGACGACGTGCATGGAGGCCTCCTCGCCGTCCGGAGACTCGGCGACGAGCTCGTCGCCCACGACGACGGCCTTCGGGTCGGGCAGCTCTCCGCGATCGACCTCGAGCACGAGCTCCTCGTCGTACTCGCCGAACGCCTCGGCGGCGGGGACCGCGATCTCCCGCGATTCGCCCTGCTTCATGCCCACGAGGCGCGCCTCGAGCCCTGGCACGAGCATGCCGTACCCATGCACGTACCGAATGGGCTCGCCCTCGCCTTCGTCGCTCCGGTCGACGATCTCGCCTTCGGCGTCGCGGAGGATGTAGTCGAGGACGACGAACGCGTTCGTTTGGATGCTGTCCATGATGCGCCGCCTTTACCGCGCTTTCCTGGAAAAGGCGAAGGGGCACCGCGGAAATCGGCGCCCCTTGGCGAGTGAGCCCCGGGGAGCTCGAACGGGGTGAGATCGGTCGGCCCTCCCGCGACCCTTCAGAGGTCGTCGGGGGACGCGATCTTCCCGAGCACGGCGCTCGCCGCGACGACGAGGGGGCTCGCGAGGTACACCTTCCCAGGGCCGCTTCGGCCAGGGAAATTCCGGTTGATCGCGCTCACGGTCACCTGCTCGGGCGAGTCGCTCACGCCGGGGCCGGCCTTGATGCATGCCCCGCACGACGGGTCGACGAGCTCGGCGCCGGCGTCGGCGAAGATCGTGAGGTAGCCCTTCTGCTCGGCGTAGCGCCGGATGTCCTGCGAGCCGAACTGGATGTAGAGGTGCACGCCGTCTTTCACGCGCTTTCCCTTGGCGAGCGCGGCTTTGAGCACCTCGGCGTACATGTCCATGTCGGCCTTCTTGCCGCCGGTGCACGAGCCGCCGTACGCGATCTGGATCGCGACCTCGCGCCCTTCGACCTGCTCGAGCGCCTCGAGGGGCACGCCGTTGCGAGGATCGCCGGGGGTCGCCACCATCGGGCGGATCGCGGAGAGATCGACCTCGAAGGTCGCGAGGTAGGACGCGCCCTCGTCGGCCCGGACGATGCGCGCGCGGACGTCTTCGGCGGAGAGACCGCGTTGAGCGACGAGGTAGTCGACCACGACCTCGTCGGCCTCGATGATGCCGGTGAAGCCCCCCGCCTCGACCGCCATGTTCGTGAGGGTCGCGCGCTCGTCGAGCGAGAGGCCGCGGACGCCGTCCCCCGCGAACTCGAGCACCTTGCCGATGCCCGCGCCGGACTTGAAGAACTCCTGCGAGAGGATGTGGAGCATCACGTCCTTGGCGCAGACGCCCGGAGAGAGCTTGCCCGTGAGGACGAACCGCGCGGTCTCGGGGACCGTGACACGAACGTCCCTCGTGAGCCAGGCGTTGGCCATGTCGGTCGAGCCGACCCCGAACGCGAAACATCCGAGCGCGCCCGCCATGCACGTGTGCGAGTCGGTGCCGATGACGAGCTGGCCCGGGAGCGCGATCTCCTCGATGACCTTGTTGTGGCAGATGGCCTCCGAGCCGACGAGCTTCCCCTCGCGGACGACCTCGCCGTAGAGCCTCACGCCCTGCCTCTTCGTAAACGACTCTTGGACCGTCGCGAGCTCCTCGGCCTGCTCCTTGAGGCCCATGTCGCGGTGAGCCTTGGGCATGACCAAATCGAGGAACGTGAGGTGGTCACGGAACGCGAACACGCTCTCGGGCTCGGTGACCTTCGCGTCCTTGCCCATCTCCTTCACGAACAAGGACTCGGCCATCGGCGTCACGTACTCGTGGCTGAAGCGCACGTCGGTCCGGGCGAAGAACGCGTCTCCGGGGGTGACGGCGGGCACGCCGACCGCGCCCGACTTGGCGTCGACGATCGCGTGGGAAGCCAGGATTTTCTCGCACAGCGTGAGCTTGCGCGGGGCCGTCTCGATCTTCGGAGGCGAGACCGCTCCGGCGAGGCGAGCGCGGTTGTAGGCGAAGAGGCCCCCGTGCTCGACGATCCCGGCGCTGATCGGGTCGAGCCCCTTCGTGAACTCGCTCATGGGGATCGCCTCACCCCGCTCGATGCGTGGGATGAGCGAGAAATCGGTGCTCGTGAGGAGGCCGATGTTCTGCGCGTTCTGGCGGTAGATCTTCTCGATGCTCTTCGCGATGACGAGCCGGACGCCGCAGACGAGCTCGCTGTAGGGCGCCGTCTCGCGGCTCGAGCCGCACCCCTTGGAGATGCCGCTCACGATGACGCCGAACCCGCCGTTCTTGATGGAATCTTTGAGGATTTTGCCGCCCCGAAGGCCGACGAGGCAGTACCGGCCGAGCGTCTCGTCGTAGTAGTAACAGACCCACCCGGGGGTAAGCTCGTCGGTCGAGATGTTCGACACGAGCGGGCGGTCCGCGTCGAACGCGAGCGACTTTCCCGCGAGCTGCTCGGCGAGGAGCTCCTGGTCCTCGGTGACGTACAGAATCCGACCTTCGATTTTGACCGCGTTCTCGGGTGCCGACATGCCCTCTCCTTATCAGAAAGGCGGGCCGCTTTCGCGGGTCAGGACCGCATCTGCAAAGGCGATTGCGCACCGCCGCGAAGAGGTGCGTCCACCCCTTTCTCCTTGGTTCTCGGTCGCCGATTGGCTATGGGGCTCGGGCTTGCGCATCGCGGTCGTCACAACGAGCTACCCGGAGAGCCCCGGCGACCCGAGCGGTCACTTCGTCCTCGCCGAGGTCGTCGAGCTCCGCGCCCTCGGGCACGACGTGGAGGTCGTCACACCGCGCCCCGGTGGCGCGTTCGGCTGGCCGGGGGTGGCGGCGCGAGTTCGCGCTTTTCCGCCGAGGATCCTCGAGATCGGCGACTTCGTCCGGAACGCGCGCGCCATCGTGACACGCGGGGGCTTCGACCGCGTCGTGGCCCACTGGGTCGTGCCGTCGGCGTTCCCGATCGCGATGGACAGCCGCTCCCCCCTCGACGCCGTGTCCCACGGGGGAGACGTGCGGCTCCTCGCGACGCTCCCGGCCCCCGTGCGAGACGACGTCGTCACCCGAATCGCCCGGCGCGC
The DNA window shown above is from Myxococcales bacterium and carries:
- a CDS encoding DUF1844 domain-containing protein; this encodes MHLGEAPHPEDGRIEKNLPLAKQNIDLLGLLEEKTKGNLTGDEERLLSQVLFDVRMRYVELTKKH
- a CDS encoding 3-isopropylmalate dehydratase gives rise to the protein MSAPENAVKIEGRILYVTEDQELLAEQLAGKSLAFDADRPLVSNISTDELTPGWVCYYYDETLGRYCLVGLRGGKILKDSIKNGGFGVIVSGISKGCGSSRETAPYSELVCGVRLVIAKSIEKIYRQNAQNIGLLTSTDFSLIPRIERGEAIPMSEFTKGLDPISAGIVEHGGLFAYNRARLAGAVSPPKIETAPRKLTLCEKILASHAIVDAKSGAVGVPAVTPGDAFFARTDVRFSHEYVTPMAESLFVKEMGKDAKVTEPESVFAFRDHLTFLDLVMPKAHRDMGLKEQAEELATVQESFTKRQGVRLYGEVVREGKLVGSEAICHNKVIEEIALPGQLVIGTDSHTCMAGALGCFAFGVGSTDMANAWLTRDVRVTVPETARFVLTGKLSPGVCAKDVMLHILSQEFFKSGAGIGKVLEFAGDGVRGLSLDERATLTNMAVEAGGFTGIIEADEVVVDYLVAQRGLSAEDVRARIVRADEGASYLATFEVDLSAIRPMVATPGDPRNGVPLEALEQVEGREVAIQIAYGGSCTGGKKADMDMYAEVLKAALAKGKRVKDGVHLYIQFGSQDIRRYAEQKGYLTIFADAGAELVDPSCGACIKAGPGVSDSPEQVTVSAINRNFPGRSGPGKVYLASPLVVAASAVLGKIASPDDL
- a CDS encoding sigma-70 family RNA polymerase sigma factor; translated protein: MPPESPESPGEGPRRGSVRPDGPAANDGQAPEATGEVRPRPNMPARPLNTGSPDASNAKLARIKEAEEDRELIARAQNGDKVAFRRLVERHQRRAFAIALSLVRDENDARELVQDAFLRVYKGLGTFQGGSSFFTWLYRIITNLSIDLIRKPGRQLVELEPSRVDADDARDSEYPLVARIDGADPIDVVRRREIAARLKVALDALPPYHRGVIVMREIEGLSYEEMAQAMNVSKGTIMSRLFHARQKLQKALADCYGEQVDGPIRGRNEDDAAAEPADEPESDASDDDERGTP
- a CDS encoding peptidylprolyl isomerase, producing MDSIQTNAFVVLDYILRDAEGEIVDRSDEGEGEPIRYVHGYGMLVPGLEARLVGMKQGESREIAVPAAEAFGEYDEELVLEVDRGELPDPKAVVVGDELVAESPDGEEASMHVVEVHDDHVVVDANHPLAGVDLSYAITVVELRAATAEEIEDAARELEDSEDAHHVHGPDCGHDADLVQLGKKLTN